The proteins below are encoded in one region of Chloroflexota bacterium:
- a CDS encoding signal recognition particle protein — protein sequence MFELLSEKIGEVFKRLAGKGRLSEKDIDEALRQVRIALLEADVNLKVVKDFTARVKERSLTSEVLESLTPAQLVVKIVHEEMIAILGGQQSRLVPAGRPPSRLMLVGLQGSGKTTTCAKLALHLRRSGQQPLLVAADTRRPAAIEQLIILGKQLDIPVYASDKKVSPPKICTQAIDRARELAANWLVVDTQGRLHIDEEMMAEMVEVKKALQPSEVLLVVDAMTGQDAVRVAEEFNARVGLTGLILTKMDGDARGGAALSIKSVTGIPIKFIGIGEKVDALEPFHPDRIASRILGMGDMLTLIEKAEKVMDEKKAKEMEKKLRTATFNLEDFLDQLQQVRKMGPMSQLIEMIPGLSSLARRLPEGVDEKQLKRVEAIIFSMTPEERQHPDMIDGSRRRRIARGSGTSPQDINQLLNQFRQAQKLMKQLDSGKARQLLSRLR from the coding sequence ATGTTTGAACTTCTGTCGGAGAAAATTGGAGAGGTCTTCAAACGGCTGGCTGGGAAGGGCAGGTTAAGCGAAAAGGACATTGATGAAGCGCTGCGTCAAGTGAGAATAGCCCTCCTGGAAGCCGACGTGAATCTGAAGGTGGTGAAGGATTTCACCGCTAGGGTGAAGGAGCGCTCCCTCACAAGCGAAGTGCTGGAGAGCCTGACACCGGCCCAACTGGTAGTGAAGATCGTCCACGAAGAGATGATTGCTATCCTGGGAGGCCAGCAATCGCGGCTCGTCCCGGCAGGACGCCCTCCCTCCAGGCTGATGCTGGTGGGATTACAGGGCAGCGGCAAGACGACGACCTGCGCTAAGTTGGCTTTACACCTGAGGCGCTCAGGACAGCAGCCTTTGCTGGTGGCTGCGGATACCCGTCGTCCGGCAGCTATAGAACAGCTCATCATCCTGGGCAAGCAGCTTGACATACCTGTGTATGCCAGTGATAAGAAGGTGTCGCCGCCAAAAATTTGCACCCAGGCCATCGATCGAGCACGAGAGCTGGCCGCTAACTGGCTTGTGGTTGACACCCAGGGGCGCCTTCACATCGATGAGGAGATGATGGCCGAGATGGTGGAGGTGAAGAAAGCGCTTCAGCCTTCTGAGGTGCTACTGGTGGTGGACGCCATGACCGGGCAGGACGCAGTGCGGGTAGCTGAAGAATTCAACGCCAGAGTGGGACTGACGGGACTGATACTGACCAAGATGGATGGCGACGCGCGAGGTGGCGCTGCCCTCTCTATCAAATCGGTCACTGGAATACCCATCAAGTTCATCGGAATAGGGGAAAAGGTTGACGCCCTTGAGCCTTTCCATCCTGACCGGATCGCCTCCCGCATCTTAGGTATGGGGGATATGCTCACCCTCATCGAAAAAGCGGAAAAGGTCATGGATGAGAAGAAGGCCAAGGAGATGGAGAAGAAGCTGCGCACGGCCACCTTCAACCTGGAAGACTTTCTGGACCAGCTCCAGCAGGTCAGGAAGATGGGGCCGATGAGCCAACTGATCGAGATGATCCCTGGCCTTTCCTCTTTGGCCCGCCGCCTGCCGGAAGGGGTGGATGAGAAGCAGCTAAAGAGGGTGGAGGCCATCATATTCTCCATGACCCCGGAGGAACGCCAGCATCCCGACATGATTGACGGGAGCCGCCGTCGCCGCATTGCTCGGGGCAGCGGCACCAGCCCCCAGGATATCAATCAACTCCTGAACCAATTCCGCCAGGCACAGAAGCTGATGAAGCAACTGGACTCAGGGAAGGCGCGGCAGTTACTTTCCCGGCTTAGGTAG